Proteins from a single region of Thunnus albacares chromosome 14, fThuAlb1.1, whole genome shotgun sequence:
- the eif4e1c gene encoding eukaryotic translation initiation factor 4E family member 1c — protein MATSEPKAPETEDQQTDSQQVVANPEQYVKHPLQNRWALWYFKNDKSKSWTENLRLISKFDTVEDFWALYNHIQQPSKLGFGCDYCLFKDGIKPMWEDDRNKLGGRWLMTLTKQQRHNDLDRYWMETLLCLVGESFDEASEDVCGAVVNVRPKGDKIAIWTSNCQNRDAIMTIGQLYKERLNIPIKAMIGYQSHDDTSSKSGSTTKNMYSV, from the exons AAAGCACCTGAAACTGAAGACCAACAAACCGACAGCCAACAAGTTGTTGCGAATCCTGAACAGTATGTCAAACACCCCTTGCAAAACAG ATGGGCCCTGTGGTATTTCAAAAACGACAAGAGCAAAAGCTGGACAGAGAACTTGCGTCTCATCTCCAAGTTTGACACAGTGGAAGACTTTTGGGC ATTATACAACCACATACAGCAACCAAGCAAACTTGGCTTCGGCTGTGATTATTGCTTATTTAAG GATGGGATCAAGCCGATGTGGGAAGATGACAGGAACAAACTGGGAGGTCGATGGCTGATGACCCTCACCAAACAACAGAGACACAATGACCTTGACCGTTACTGGATGGAGACA CTGTTGTGTTTAGTCGGCGAGTCGTTCGACGAGGCAAGCGAAGACGTGTGCGGAGCTGTGGTCAACGTCAGACCTAAAGGCGACAAAATAGCCATTTGGACGAGCAACTGCCAAAACAGGGACGCCATCATGACGATAGG GCAACTTTATAAAGAGCGTCTGAACATCCCCATCAAAGCCATGATCGGCTACCAGTCACATGACGACACGTCCAGCAAGAGCGGATCCACCACCAAGAACATGTACTCCGTTTGA
- the zgc:110319 gene encoding NFU1 iron-sulfur cluster scaffold homolog, mitochondrial: MASHVRWGLHRLLRTINTTHIRFPDKTSSYHTQCSTQSFRRVQPLSSTGTTHFSIRHLSIQTQDTPNPRSLKFLPGKPVLGSGTLDFPSPSSAECSSLARDLFEIEGVKSVFFGPDFITVTKTDEDVEWTDIKRHALDTIAKFFESGDPITIGAVHHESSMSEDDDDIVSMIKELLDTRIRPTVQEDGGDVIFKGFEDGTVKLKLVGSCTGCPSSTVTLKNGIQNMLQFYIPEVDTVEQVEDEVDEINAKVFSELERKLQD; encoded by the exons atggcgTCGCATGTGAGATGGGGTCTCCACCGGTTGCTACGGACAATAAATACGACTCACATTAG GTTTCCAGACAAGACGAGCTCATACCACACTCAGTGCTCGACCCAGAGCTTCAGGAGAGTTCAGCCTCTGTCCAGCACAGGAACCACACACTTCTCAA taaGACACCTCTCCATCCAAACTCAAGACACTCCAAACCCCAGAAGCTTGAAGTTTCTCCCTGGTAAACCAGTTCTAGGAAGTGGGACGCTTGACTTTCCCTCCCCGAGCTCAGCTGAATGTTCATCTTTAGCCAG GGACCTGTTTGAAATCGAAGGAGTAAAAAGTGTGTTCTTTGGCCCTGACTTCATCACAGTCACTAAA ACAGATGAGGATGTGGAGTGGACAGACATCAAGCGTCATGCTTTGGATACCATTGCTAAGTTCTTTGAGAGTGGTGACCCCATAACAATAGGAGCAGTGCACCATGAAAGCA GTATGtctgaagatgatgatgatattgtGTCGATGATAAAGGAGCTTCTTGACACCAGAATCAG ACCCACAGTGCAGGAGGATGGAGGTGATGTCATCTTTAAGGGTTTTGAGGACGGCACGGTCAAGCTGAAGCTGGTGGGCTCTTGCACAGGCTGTCCCAGCTCTACAGTGACCCTGAAGAACGGCATCCAGAACATGCTGCAGTTTTATATTCCAGAAGTAGACACGGTGGAACAG GTGGAAGATGAAGTGGATGAAATCAATGCGAAAGTTTTCTCAGAGCTGGAGCGCAAATTACAAGACTAA
- the si:dkey-228d14.5 gene encoding transmembrane protein 150A yields the protein MIAAQQDMLLWIIFPISLSLVSFIGTWSVYGLAFYNNHVCSLSDWGGNNFCSGNLSTDCCHVPTISSSGTRAPENSLFTATINAGSFLFLLFCIFHHAHIMEKHGCHSMLSRIAMAFGVVAALGAFAAGNCNPHYLSLLHYLGAAISFLCICFYTVLLTDLTRKCVLTGYERVLYPLRIVSTTLQTIVTICYTILFAQDEYFYIHLSAIFEWMLSVNLELFELSYVVEFSFFSSFMLSNLLSKRDEEKPLMIQMS from the exons ATGATAGCAGCACAACAAG ACATGTTGCTCTGGATTATCTTTCCCATCTCCCTCTCCCTGGTGTCCTTCATCGGAACATGGAGTGT ATATGGCCTGGCCTTCTACAACAATCATGTGTGCTCCCTCAGTGACTG GGGGGGTAACAACTTCTGCAGTGGGAATCTGTCCACTGACTGTTGCCACGTTCCCACCATAAG CTCAAGTGGAACCAGAGCGCCAGAAAATTCACTTTTTACAGCCACAATCAACGCTGGATCCTTTCTGT TTCTGCTGTTCTGCATATTCCACCATGCCCATATCATGGAGAAACATGGATGTCATTCCATGCTGAGCAGGATTGCGATGGCCTTTGGTGTGGTGGCAGCACTCGGGGCGTTCGCAGCTGGAAACTGCAAC CCACATTACCTGTCACTGCTGCACTACCTTGGAGCTGCCATCAGTTTCCTGTGCATCTGCTTCTACACTGTCCTGCTCACTGATCTGACCAGGAAGTGTGTGCTGACGGGATATGAGAGGGTTCTCTACCCTTTGCGCATCGTCTCCACTACGCTTCAAACCATCGTCACCATCTGCT ATACTATTTTATTTGCCCAGGACGAATACTTTTATATCCATTTGTCTGCCATATTCGAGTGGATGCTCAGCGTCAACCTGGAGCTGTTTGAGCTCAGCTATGTTGTGGAGTTCAGCTTCTTCTCGTCCTTCATGCTTTCAAATCTGCTGAGCAAAAGAGACGAAGAAAAGCCTCTGATGATACAGATGTCGTGA